The window ATGGATTTAATTCATGAGCATCAAGGGTAGTTATCGCACTGTAGGTGTTCTGCCCCTTTCGTTCAATTCAACAACGCTATCATCTGATACACCTCGCGATGATCGCCGGGGAGCAAGTAATTGGCAACTTTGAGCTGGGAGGAACCGTCGCCATCAAGGAACAGCCCATCCACCAGCTGTCCATTTCCAACCTGCTCTTGCAGGGCTGTGCGGAACTGCTCTCCGGTGCATGGCGTTGGAGCCACGACTAGATAAACGTTGTTATTCCTGTCGTAGACGATACCTGAGCGCATGCGCTTCTCGTTAATGACAGGCATCTCTTCCGCTATCGCTTGGTCCGCCCATCCGTCTGGATTCGTAAGTCCCATGCTCACGCCTCCCTGCGCCCAATAATGAGCGCGATCCATCACCTTCAGCTCGTCCGCATGTTCAACGACTTGAATGGTGAAGGTTTGAGCCTTCTCATCCCATACGAGCGTTCCCCGTTTGCGGTCTATATTAAACCAGCCAGAGCCATAATCGCCAGGTTCCCCTTTGACGGGACGATCATTAACGACAGCAATACTAAGGAGATAGCCCTGCCAGAAAAACCCGCCGTTAATCCCATTTTCCTGCCTTTCTGTCACATTGCCTGTAATTGCCTTCAGCCCAATGTTCTGTGGTGGAGTCCGAATGCTATGGAGCGTAACGCCATTACTAGCTTGCTTGATGCTGTATTCGGAAACAGGGAGGCTTGGCGGTGGCTTCACCTTTATTTGAGTTCCCCAGATGATGGTCCATATCAAACTAGTTATCATAATAAGGAGATAGATAAGTAGGTGGGCTGCATTCATTTTTACAAGTCGTAACATGTACATGGGGCAACTCCTATTCTCTTAGATCAGATCCTTTCTATGAGTCTATGAAACTAAATTTTGAATTATGCTTGTAAATAAAAAAACAGTTGAGCGGGAGCATATGGATCCCGTGCAACTGTTTATTTTTTATTTAAAATCGCCTAGCAAATAATTGTAGAAGGGTTCATCCACCCAGAACTTGTAGGAGTCGACAGTCAAGCTGGCGTTGATTTTCTTTAGGCCAGTAACGACATCGTCGGATTTATCGCTGAGGGAGAAGGACTGTGCATAATAATGGCCCTTACTGATTTTATTATTAGCAATCACTTTATAGTCTTTCACATCGGTTAATGAATAGTAGAGCGGTTGCCACCAGGAAGAATAAATAAGTCCTGTCTCGTCTTTACTGTTCTTTTTGGCATATTGGAAAATGACCTGCTGGAACTTGTTTTTTTGCTCGGCGTTATCGAATTCGAACTGAATGTCGTATTCCTTGGCGTAGGCTATGAAATTGCCATTCTCGATTTGGACGACTTGATAATCGTCGGATTGTGTCGGCTCGCCCCATTCTTTCAAATAGATGAAAGCAGATGTTTTGGGCTCCAGCTGTACTTTCGCTTGGATGTTCTCGCTGCGCAAGAGTCCGATTAACTGAATCGCGTGCGTAATGTCAGAATGTCCATAGGTGAGAGAAAGCAACGAATCAAAGTTCGCATCGAAACGAGAATCCTTCAAGTTGTAGCCGGTAACTAGATTCTTTTTCAAGGCTTCATCGAAGACAGCACGCAAATCAGTTGATGAAATAAGATCCTCTGTACGCCAGGCATCATTAATTTTGCGGAAAATATCATCATCGGAAGTTGTTCCAATATAGTGCTTATATTGTCCCTGGAAAGTAAGAATCTTACCAAGCAGTTCGTTCGCAAAGCTTTCGCCAGCCGCCGCATCCGCTTCGAAATCGGAGGAGACAAGGCCAGTATCAATAGCGGCGGCCAGCTCCTGGGCGGCTTGCAGCGTCAGTTGATTGTTTTGATCGTAGTCAATATGTACTTTCGCCAGAGCGGCTTTGATTTTTTCTTTGGGATAGGTATAAGCGAGTTCTTTCAAGCCAGCGGCTTTTAACGCTATGAATGTCGCCTGCAGTTGGGTAAGGGACTGATCCCCTTGCAGCTTGCCTTCGGACAGAATGCCTTTTTCGTGCAAAGCAAGTGCTGCTTTGTAATAAGGGCTGTCCTTTTGCAAGTCTGTGAATGCATGGGTCTGAGATTTCGCTTCAGCTTTCAAGATGCGGTCGACTGCGATAACGAAATCGCCCTTTGATAAGGAGTCTGACAAGCTGATGGTATACTGGTCTTTCAAAAACTGTTTATATGCGGCTACGGAATCACTCGCTTCAGCGGCAGTGCTTAATGTGCTCACTGAGGAGAAGAGGACAGCTGTTAAAACAGCTATTTGCATAGATTTGCGGGATTTCAATTGTTTCATAAGAATAATAAAACACCTCCGGTTTTTTTAATTCATATAGGAATAGTATGGTTTATTGAAATATATCAGTTAAGCCTATAGGTGTCAATCATAATGGTTGTCGTTTTTATTCTTGACATGACTTATGGAATCCACTACTATCAGTCTTAGTTGAAAAGTCGCACTTTGTCGAATAGGATAAAAAAAGCTTTGACTATATCTGTGTTATTTCGTAGATAACTGTCAATGAGTCCACTAAAAACAGATTAAAAGGGGAGAGCCATACATGAAAAAAACGTTATTATCCATTTTCGCCGTTACATTAATACTGACTGGTTGCGGCACCGCTAAAAATGATACAGCAGCTACAAAAGCTGCAGAAGCAACAAAAGCGCCTGAAACCAAATCATCCAAAAAAATCGTTCTAATAACACCAGAAAAAATTGGTGTGAACCCTTTCTTTGCTCAAGAGGATGAGGGTGTTAAAAAAGCAGGTAAAGAATTCGGTGTTGATGTGAAAACAATAGAATCTACGGATGCCAGCGCGATTGAACAAAACCTGCGTGCTGCTGTTGCAGATAATTATGATCTTATTATTACCAGCTCATTTGAATCCGAGGATGCTCTGAAAAAGGTAGCTGCTGAAAATCCGAAGAAATCTTTTGCTATTATTGATACAGTTGTTGATTTGCCGAACGTTAGAAGCGTAGTATTCCGTGAGCATGAAGCAGCATACTTGCTTGGTGCAGCTGCGGGTCTTGCGACTAAGAAAAATGTTGTCGGTATGGTGGCTGCAATGGATATACCTTTGATCAAAAAATACACAGTCGGTTTCCAAGAAGGTTTGAAATCAACGAATCCGAATGCAAAATTCATCGTGAACTATGTAGGCAGCTTCACGGATCCAGCCAAAGCGAAAGAACTGGCGTTGACGCAATTCGCTCAAGGAGCAGATTTCATCGCAGCGGCATCAGCTGTAGGCGATTTAGGCGTGTTCGAAGCGGCTAAGGAAAAAGGCTTCTACACATCCGGTCAAGATATCGACCGTACGGTGACGGATCCTGAGCATATCGTTCTCTCTCAATTAAAAGGTACTGACAGCGTAGCTTACCAAACCGTGAAAGATTTCGTGAATGGCACCTTCAGATTTGGCGCTATGGATTACGGCTTGAAAGAAGACGGCGTTGGTCTTACTTTCGTAACAAAAGAAAGCAAATCCAAACTGAGTCCGTTTATTGGACAAGACGTTGTGAATAAAGTTAAAGCCATCAAAGACGATATCGTATCTGGCAAAGTTACGGTTCCGAATCCTCTTAAATAGTAGTACGTCCTTACAACCATAATATGACCCTGGAAACTGTTTACGGCGACGTAGGCAGTTTCCGCATTTCTAGGAAAGGAGTGCGAAACCCGTTATGCTGCTTCAAATGAACCAAATTACCAAAGCCTATGGAAGCTTGACAGCCAACTCCAACGTAGATTTTTCACTGCGCGAAGGTGAAATCCATGCGCTAGTCGGCGAGAATGGGGCGGGTAAAACAACCCTGATGCGCATCCTTTACGGAATGGAACAGCCAACGTCGGGCACGATTCTTTTACGCGGAAGAAAAATCCAGTTCGTAAACCCTACGGATGCGATTCGTCATGGCATCGGTATGGTGCATCAGCATTTCATGCTGTTTCCTTCTTTTACGGTGGCTGAAAATATCGTCATCGGCAATGAACCGCAGGTTGGCGTGAAGTTCGACCGAAAGAAAGCTGCCCAGCAAGTTAAGGCATTGTGTGACATGTACCGACTACCCATTGATCCATTGAGGAAAGTTGCTAACCTTCCGCTAGGATTACAACAACGCGTTGAGATTTTGAAGGTGCTCTATCAAGGTGCGGATATCATTATTTTGGACGAGCCTACGGGTGTTTTGACGCCGCTGGAAGCCAAGGAACTGCTTGTCATTATGAAGAGCTTAGCGAGCCAGGGTAAAAGCTTCATTGTCATCACGCACAAATTACATGAGGTCATGGAAGTTGCAGACCGAGTTACGGTGCTTCGAGACGGTAAAATCAGAGGGACTGTAAATACTTCGGCAACTAACGCAGAAGAACTTTCTAAATTAATGGTAGGAAGAGAACTGGTGCAAACGAGCAAAAGTGCCGCAAGATTTGGTGAAACGGTTCTCGAAGTGAAAGAGGTTACCATACAAGGCAAGAAAGGAAAGCCTGTGCTGGGTCGTGTCAGTCTTGAGGTGAAGGCTGGTGAGATCTTAGGCGTCGCTGGTATTTCCGGTAACGGACAGTCTGAGCTGATCCAAAGCATTACAGGACTCCTACCGATTGATCAAGGTCACATTCGTTTGATGGGCAAAGACATTACAGGCCGTTTAGTTCGTGAGATCAGAGAAAGCGGGCTTTCGCATATTCCTGAGGATCGTTACCAATGGGGAGCTGCTAAAGAAGGCAGCGTTCTTGAAAACGGCATAATGGGGCATCACAGAACGCATCGGCGTAACGGATTTTTGCAAGGCAAGTCACTGCGAAATATGGTTGACGGATTCATTCAGCAATTCCAGATTAAAACGGGTTCCCAGGAAACGAAAGTCAAATTTCTGTCTGGAGGCAATCTTCAGAAGCTGATTGTAGCCAGAGAAATTGCCCAAAAACAGCCGTTTCTTATCGCAGCTGAACCCACGCGTGGTGTGGATGTTGGAGCGATGGAAGTGATCCATGATGAGCTGCTGAAAAAACGCGATGAGCAGGGTGCCATTCTATTGGTATCTTCGGAGTTGACGGAGATTCTCAAGCTTTCTGATCGTATTATCGTGATGTACGAAGGTCGAATTGCGGGAGAGCTATCAGCGCTGCACGCGACTGAGGAGCAAATCAGTCTGTTGATGGCAGGAGGTGAAGGTGGTTCCCATGCTTAATTGGAAAGGAAACATTGGCGCACTGCTGCAGCCGCTTATTGCGGTATTTATCGGTTTACTTGGCGGAGCCATTGCCATCGTTTTGATTGGCGGGTCCATTTCGGACACATACGCACAAATGTGGAAAGGCGCTTTCGGCAATTTTTACTTTTTAACAAATACGTTGACGCGAGCGACACCTCTTATTTTAGTCGGATTAGGCGTTTCAATAGCCTTCCGCGCCGGATTCTTCAACATGGGTTCTGAAGGTCAAATGATCCTCGGTGCTTTAACCAGCGCGATGATTGCACTCTACTTTCCTGGACCTCCTGTATTTAAATTATTCGCCGCACTGCTAGGCGGCATTGCAGTTGGCGGTATATGGTCAGCCTTTGCTGGTTGGCTTGATGCGCGATTTAAAATGAATTTGATTGTCACCACACTCTTGCTCAATTATATTGCAGCCTTGTTTGCAGGCTATTTGGTAGCCTATCCGCTCAAGGATAAAACAGGTTCAGCTGCACTAGCGCAAACGATGATGGTTGATAAAAGTATATGGCTGCCCAAGCTTTTCCAAGGGATGAGCATGCATGCGGGCTTCATCATAGCCATTGTTTTTGCAGTTCTCTTATTTTTGTTTATTAAATACAGTGCTGCCGGTTACGAAATCCGTATGCTTGGGTACAATCCGTTGTTTGCCGCTTATGGAGGCGTAAACCGCGGTAAATTAATGCTCGCGAGCATGTTCGCAAGTGGTGGCTTTGCTGGTTTGGCAGGTGCAGTCGAAGTACTCGGCATGCAGTATCGCTATACGGACGGTATGATAACGAATCCGGGTTTCGCTTGGTCCGGTATTATGGCTACGCTCCTTTCTGGTGCACATCCGCTAGGTACGACTGTTGCCGCTGTCCTTCTGGCTGCACTGCAGACAGGTGGCATGGGTGTTGAACGAAACACCAGCATACCCCTCGAAATTTCAAGTGTCATTCAGTCTCTCTTGATCTTGTTCGTAACGGCCAAGTTCAGTTATACCCTATGGAAACGCAGGAAAGGAGGGGGAAGCGGTGCAGCATCTTCTTGATGTTTCTTTATTTAATTCTATGATTCGGATGGTTGCTCCAATTCTCCTCGCTGCGTTGGGCGGTGCGATTTGCTCAAGAGTGGGGTTGTTCAATGTTGGATTGGAAGGCTTCGTGCTTGTAGGCGCGTTCTCTGCTATTGTAGGCAATCATTTTTCCGGCAATGTGTATCTAGCTGTCTTGATTGCCATTGCGGTGACGATGTTATTTTCACTCGCATTTGCGTATATTAGCATCCATTTGCAAGCGAACGTGATCGTCGTCGGTATTTCATTTAATTTTCTGGCGCTTGGCTTAACAGCGTTCTGCCTAAAAGCCATTTTCCATGTGAAAGGCGCCTTCTACGATAAAAATATGGTTGGGCTTCCGAAGTGGAATATTCCGATTGTTCAAGATATACCAGTGATTGGCGGTATTATTTCGGGCCATTCCCCCCTTATTTATTTGGCCTTTGCACTGGTGCTTGGCCTGCAGTACTTTTTATTTAAATCAGTCCTTGGTTTCCGCTTGCTGGCCGTGGGTGAGAACCCAGTTGCTGCGAAAAGCATAGGCATTAAAGTGGGCCGAATGCAGTATCTAGCCGTATTAATTTGCGGCTTGCTTTGCGGGTTGGCAGGCGCTCAGCTTTCACTCGGTCAAGTCACGATGTTTACCGAAGGCATGACGGCGGGCAGAGGCTTTATTGCGCTGGTCGCAACGATGCTAGGACAAGCCAATCCGCTTGGCGTCATGGCATCAAGCCTCCTGTTCGGACTGATGGATGCATTCAGTATCAGGCTGCAGGGCTTCTCGCTGCCGACTCATTTCACACAAATGCTTCCTTATCTTGTGACGCTGCTGGCGATGCTCTTTTTTAGAAAGAGCAGTTATATGGCAGATGCTCAAAAAGCTAACGGAAGCTCGCGCTAGGCTGCTAAAAGGAGATAATAACAGATGGCAAAAGACACCAAAGCTGATCGAATCAGAAAAATGAAGGTTCCCTCCGTAGGTTCCTCCATGTCAAACCGAGTCCCGCCGGGACAGGTTTTGACAGACCGGTTTCCTATTTTGCATGAAGGAGAAGTACCGGAGTACGACATGACGGAGTGGACGTTGCGAGTGTTTGGCGAGGTCGAAGAGGACAAAGTTGTCACTTATGAACAATTGCTCACGATGCCTCAAACGCAAGTTCTCTGTGACATTCACTGCGTAACCCGTTGGTCTAAGCTTGACACAGCCTGGGAAGGGATTCTATTTCGCGATTTTCTTCAACTGCTGGAAATTAAGCCGCAAGGCAAGTTCGTCATGCTGCATGCCGACAATGATTACGAAACGAACGTTCCGTTAGAGGATCTGATGGGCGATCACGTTTTGTTGGCTTTGAAATATGATGGGAAGCCACTGACCCCTAAACATGGTTGGCCTCTAAGACTGATAGTACCTCATCTGTATTTTTGGAAAAGTCCAAAATGGATTCGAGGCGTCGAATTTATGACAGCTGACCGCGAAGGATTCTGGGAACAAAACGGCTTCCATAATGTAGCCGATCCATTCCAAGAGCAGCGTTTCTCAGGAGAAGCGATTCCGATTCCAGAAGATGAATGGGAAAAGAAGGAGTTTGATTGACATGCTATTGCCAATTTTACAGGTTCATTCAGAGGATTTATCACCCTATGCAATCGTATGCGGTGACCCTTTTCGC is drawn from Paenibacillus sp. V4I7 and contains these coding sequences:
- a CDS encoding BMP family protein; the protein is MKKTLLSIFAVTLILTGCGTAKNDTAATKAAEATKAPETKSSKKIVLITPEKIGVNPFFAQEDEGVKKAGKEFGVDVKTIESTDASAIEQNLRAAVADNYDLIITSSFESEDALKKVAAENPKKSFAIIDTVVDLPNVRSVVFREHEAAYLLGAAAGLATKKNVVGMVAAMDIPLIKKYTVGFQEGLKSTNPNAKFIVNYVGSFTDPAKAKELALTQFAQGADFIAAASAVGDLGVFEAAKEKGFYTSGQDIDRTVTDPEHIVLSQLKGTDSVAYQTVKDFVNGTFRFGAMDYGLKEDGVGLTFVTKESKSKLSPFIGQDVVNKVKAIKDDIVSGKVTVPNPLK
- a CDS encoding ABC transporter ATP-binding protein, whose amino-acid sequence is MLLQMNQITKAYGSLTANSNVDFSLREGEIHALVGENGAGKTTLMRILYGMEQPTSGTILLRGRKIQFVNPTDAIRHGIGMVHQHFMLFPSFTVAENIVIGNEPQVGVKFDRKKAAQQVKALCDMYRLPIDPLRKVANLPLGLQQRVEILKVLYQGADIIILDEPTGVLTPLEAKELLVIMKSLASQGKSFIVITHKLHEVMEVADRVTVLRDGKIRGTVNTSATNAEELSKLMVGRELVQTSKSAARFGETVLEVKEVTIQGKKGKPVLGRVSLEVKAGEILGVAGISGNGQSELIQSITGLLPIDQGHIRLMGKDITGRLVREIRESGLSHIPEDRYQWGAAKEGSVLENGIMGHHRTHRRNGFLQGKSLRNMVDGFIQQFQIKTGSQETKVKFLSGGNLQKLIVAREIAQKQPFLIAAEPTRGVDVGAMEVIHDELLKKRDEQGAILLVSSELTEILKLSDRIIVMYEGRIAGELSALHATEEQISLLMAGGEGGSHA
- a CDS encoding ABC transporter permease — its product is MLNWKGNIGALLQPLIAVFIGLLGGAIAIVLIGGSISDTYAQMWKGAFGNFYFLTNTLTRATPLILVGLGVSIAFRAGFFNMGSEGQMILGALTSAMIALYFPGPPVFKLFAALLGGIAVGGIWSAFAGWLDARFKMNLIVTTLLLNYIAALFAGYLVAYPLKDKTGSAALAQTMMVDKSIWLPKLFQGMSMHAGFIIAIVFAVLLFLFIKYSAAGYEIRMLGYNPLFAAYGGVNRGKLMLASMFASGGFAGLAGAVEVLGMQYRYTDGMITNPGFAWSGIMATLLSGAHPLGTTVAAVLLAALQTGGMGVERNTSIPLEISSVIQSLLILFVTAKFSYTLWKRRKGGGSGAASS
- a CDS encoding ABC transporter permease, translated to MVAPILLAALGGAICSRVGLFNVGLEGFVLVGAFSAIVGNHFSGNVYLAVLIAIAVTMLFSLAFAYISIHLQANVIVVGISFNFLALGLTAFCLKAIFHVKGAFYDKNMVGLPKWNIPIVQDIPVIGGIISGHSPLIYLAFALVLGLQYFLFKSVLGFRLLAVGENPVAAKSIGIKVGRMQYLAVLICGLLCGLAGAQLSLGQVTMFTEGMTAGRGFIALVATMLGQANPLGVMASSLLFGLMDAFSIRLQGFSLPTHFTQMLPYLVTLLAMLFFRKSSYMADAQKANGSSR
- a CDS encoding sulfite oxidase-like oxidoreductase, producing MAKDTKADRIRKMKVPSVGSSMSNRVPPGQVLTDRFPILHEGEVPEYDMTEWTLRVFGEVEEDKVVTYEQLLTMPQTQVLCDIHCVTRWSKLDTAWEGILFRDFLQLLEIKPQGKFVMLHADNDYETNVPLEDLMGDHVLLALKYDGKPLTPKHGWPLRLIVPHLYFWKSPKWIRGVEFMTADREGFWEQNGFHNVADPFQEQRFSGEAIPIPEDEWEKKEFD